A portion of the Streptococcus urinalis 2285-97 genome contains these proteins:
- a CDS encoding head-tail connector protein encodes MTVEKDDVILTLNLDESDDIELIPNYIKSAEIFIKNAVGGDDKFYSKENVTYLYDTAVLSLASTYYTYRIALSDTTTYPIDLTVNSIIGQLRGLYSIYSEGEIN; translated from the coding sequence ATGACCGTTGAAAAGGATGATGTCATATTGACTTTAAATTTGGATGAAAGTGATGATATTGAGCTAATCCCAAACTATATTAAATCTGCAGAAATTTTTATAAAAAATGCTGTTGGAGGGGATGATAAGTTTTATAGTAAAGAAAATGTGACTTACCTTTATGATACGGCTGTACTATCCTTAGCAAGCACATACTATACCTATAGGATTGCTTTGTCAGATACAACTACTTATCCTATTGATCTGACTGTAAACAGTATTATTGGTCAATTACGAGGATTGTATTCTATATATAGTGAAGGGGAGATTAATTAA
- a CDS encoding phage head closure protein: MTKRYSPTDFRLKADFGSYESSTNPYTGISMPSFLKQFTLHYKPHTRTLNQEYLAISAGEIETRVIVIRHNVKVIEGQVVDLNGTLYDIIKISPNENFGFNKYDFLTLKRSKKVGHS; this comes from the coding sequence ATGACAAAGAGATATTCTCCAACAGATTTCAGACTAAAGGCAGACTTTGGTTCTTATGAATCATCAACTAATCCTTACACAGGAATTAGCATGCCAAGTTTCTTAAAGCAGTTTACTCTACACTATAAACCACATACACGAACTTTAAATCAGGAATATCTAGCCATTTCAGCTGGTGAGATTGAAACAAGAGTAATTGTAATTAGACATAATGTAAAAGTCATAGAAGGGCAAGTTGTTGATTTAAACGGGACATTATACGATATTATTAAGATTAGTCCAAATGAGAATTTTGGTTTTAATAAATACGACTTTTTAACTTTGAAAAGATCGAAGAAAGTAGGCCATAGCTAA
- a CDS encoding HK97-gp10 family putative phage morphogenesis protein produces MVGLDEALKEWLESVSNFSSLSITEQSKITKAGAEVFKNELAKVTKEKHYSSHKDPIYGHMADSLAIQKTSVDGTKNGKSTVGWENKYHAQNARRLNDGTKKYTADHFVTNVQNDKSVQKKVVLAEKEEYEKILRKKGAE; encoded by the coding sequence ATGGTTGGTTTAGATGAAGCCTTAAAAGAATGGCTTGAATCAGTATCAAATTTTAGTAGTTTATCTATTACTGAACAATCTAAAATCACAAAGGCTGGAGCTGAAGTTTTTAAAAATGAGCTTGCAAAAGTGACTAAAGAAAAGCACTATTCAAGTCATAAAGATCCGATTTACGGCCATATGGCTGATAGTCTGGCTATCCAGAAAACAAGTGTGGATGGTACTAAAAATGGGAAATCAACTGTTGGTTGGGAAAATAAATACCATGCTCAAAATGCAAGAAGATTAAACGATGGTACTAAAAAATATACAGCTGATCATTTTGTTACAAATGTTCAAAATGATAAATCGGTCCAAAAAAAGGTAGTTTTAGCTGAAAAAGAAGAATATGAAAAAATTTTGAGAAAGAAAGGTGCTGAATAA
- a CDS encoding DUF806 family protein produces MLATIALKNLLLGKEFSEISEVYVNNLPKEIQENTDKTVMLLREADTSIDLFGNDTFFGKNYQIEVQIFYKLNINFDLEDFETKLMKFLVSEHYNITDIREHSIDPDTLQMTAVFYVAYKKII; encoded by the coding sequence ATGTTAGCAACAATAGCATTGAAGAATTTACTTTTAGGTAAAGAATTTAGTGAAATAAGCGAAGTTTATGTAAACAACTTACCAAAAGAAATTCAAGAAAATACAGATAAGACAGTAATGTTGCTAAGAGAAGCGGACACCTCTATTGATTTATTTGGAAATGATACTTTTTTTGGAAAAAATTATCAAATTGAAGTTCAGATTTTTTATAAATTGAATATTAATTTTGATTTAGAAGACTTTGAGACAAAACTGATGAAATTTCTTGTTTCGGAACACTATAACATCACAGATATAAGAGAACACTCAATAGACCCCGATACATTACAGATGACGGCGGTCTTTTATGTTGCATATAAAAAAATAATTTAA
- a CDS encoding phage tail protein, which produces MAIVGLKMVTLALVDPKTQKLLKGEEGLSTGGIIEVDSTMLGTKTANISNLEGTATKISGNNVVQDVIVAPGSPAVALDFNNLDFEIKQKLLGFSSDKKGGYVLTKDKPHVAMLVESETLDRKNSVYFGFANGIMQESTQNVGTDTDTAQTRQDDNITYNALSSISFGGEPIKKYFSGANSFDKSSMLKEVFGGYAATANQAQ; this is translated from the coding sequence ATGGCAATTGTTGGTCTAAAAATGGTTACACTAGCATTAGTTGACCCTAAAACACAGAAATTACTTAAAGGAGAAGAAGGTTTATCCACTGGTGGAATTATTGAAGTTGATAGTACAATGTTAGGTACTAAAACAGCAAATATTTCAAATTTGGAAGGAACAGCTACAAAAATATCAGGAAATAATGTTGTTCAAGATGTTATAGTTGCACCAGGTTCTCCTGCTGTAGCTCTTGATTTTAATAACCTTGATTTTGAAATCAAGCAAAAATTATTAGGCTTTAGTTCTGATAAAAAAGGCGGATACGTATTGACTAAAGACAAGCCACATGTTGCAATGCTTGTAGAGTCAGAGACATTAGATCGTAAGAATTCTGTTTATTTTGGTTTTGCGAATGGTATTATGCAAGAGTCAACACAAAATGTAGGTACTGATACAGATACTGCTCAAACTCGTCAAGATGATAATATTACCTACAATGCATTATCATCAATTTCCTTTGGTGGAGAACCTATTAAGAAATACTTTTCAGGGGCTAATTCTTTTGATAAATCAAGTATGCTTAAAGAAGTATTTGGTGGTTATGCAGCAACTGCAAATCAAGCTCAATAA
- a CDS encoding phage tail tube assembly chaperone, with translation MEIKTIKIPEIDKKPFQVLTSNRNVMRMHKYQLAVLKASDGIDEEDTIAQADASYHVLNEMLSFIRSILNLDDKAYEKLLDIDYSRTQEISEKLVGYMYGLTDKQLEEASGIDDPKKEVKEA, from the coding sequence GTGGAAATCAAAACAATTAAAATTCCTGAAATAGATAAGAAACCCTTTCAAGTATTGACAAGTAATCGTAATGTCATGAGAATGCATAAATATCAATTAGCTGTTTTAAAAGCAAGTGATGGTATTGATGAAGAAGATACTATTGCACAAGCTGATGCTAGTTATCATGTTTTAAATGAAATGCTTAGTTTTATCAGATCAATTTTAAATTTAGATGATAAAGCATATGAAAAGTTACTTGATATTGATTATTCAAGAACACAAGAAATTTCAGAAAAACTTGTTGGTTATATGTATGGTTTAACAGATAAGCAATTAGAAGAGGCATCAGGTATTGATGACCCAAAAAAAGAAGTAAAAGAAGCATAG
- a CDS encoding tape measure protein gives MVKVNATMSTEIALNTIQASDSLKRITQLVNSATSAWKAQESQLRTTGDYLGAAQAKYDGLGNAIQHQQEKIEKLRKEQSELKGNTVETAEQYLKYQQQIDQATTKLSSLEVQQQKAKSSMDYYKSGLGDLQKEYKQQVDLSETYINRLKAEGKQSEAKQEKLKLLKSSINNLNKQYEVQENMLKKVAKNSGNTSNEYKLQKKRLDETATSIAKAKSSMDKLNAEIKESHKSSSLVGQLKNSFTKLNNKVDETEHKTSRLKGIFSATFAANIISNGFQNILGSIRGKIDDLISSSSEYVKYQQTMNATWLTLTGNVKEGQKMVDITNQMAQAAANSTEMVDGMNQKFYAVTHNVELTKQQTQAILTLQDAFGQTDAAVENFSTQWAQMIANGKVQGQDMMSIINVFPEMKNQLKEVAGQELGIANITQEQYAKLQSDGKITAEMAQKALFELQDKYKDATANFSTTIGGLERTIQSRMPAVVAAFRGPIDKMKNPFLQQIGNWVADPNTEGKFKELGEHVSKGLGTIMDAFSKVFNLGNGTDKLNGFMDSLNKLVDKLSKSIAKNAPKIVAFFKEAKDSLIALFSIGKDFAGGVWETAVAMIKGVAGALGTMAGNGKKAKVPVTSLSKALGSIAQHKTAIKTVGSLFAMYFVGSKVASGVMKVAQAINFMKKSTLAMTVAQKAAAAAQKVAMGVQWALNAAMSANPIGATVVAIAALIAGFVMLYKHNKKFKKFVDGIAKSVKNGIGVAIKWLKNKFSGLSKGWKNFIKAIKNGAKKVVGFFVNVGKIIKKVMTTIGKILIFTNPVVLGFALMYKQSPKFRKFIKNIVGFVGDMKNGISKKTKQIGKDWSKHWTDVKKSASKTWNKINNNTKKSTDKLAKEIRKKQEDIHNKWNKSWKSLRDYLSDRWDDMNELTKKKFGKDIKGLLFENLDKIGNKFQDTWNKIKKGFSELWSGLKRLAGDGINAVIKIPNAGIDGINSLISDFGGSNNAIKHIPKVKFASGTGFTDSIRRPITRPTLALLNDGNDSPETDNREALIHPNGQLEVLNGRNINRILMPGTEVLNATELKMLASMQSIPFAKGTGFWSRLWDSTTSVAGNVWDGIKDTAEKFTKMLSFIGDAVKDPVGTLSKKFNPNANKLAAVFNPLGNALFKTPIKESKNWWKELWSMAQSATDEGTVAMGAVGDDYRFKNMAKDAGADPWGYYFRECVSFVASRLANLGVNPALFSHLGNGNQWVNARVPHLSTPKPGTVAVYTGSPTSSNHVDFVTAVHGNTYDGEEYNFNNNGLYHQYSRRPVSHAATFLDFGVRAGNSEDSKPLKDKNSPLQKLIKGQVGGMFDWIKKNLGPLLNPAGGEESNIQGTGAARWRNTVIKALKANGIEPTDFRISKILATIQRESNGDPNAQNNWDSNAMAGHPSIGLMQTIGPTFEAYKLSGHNNIRNGYDNLLAAINYIKHRYGTSDAAFNRVASYGYANGGLVSKHGVYELAEGNMPEYVIPTDTAKRGRAWTLLAEVVGQFVGEEKSKIKGTSSSESESVLAKKLDTVISILGQLLVGQDKQEVIQNIIDGKSFATGLAPYQTVANEFHTKRQALLEGRIR, from the coding sequence ATGGTGAAAGTAAATGCTACGATGTCAACTGAAATAGCTCTTAATACGATACAGGCATCTGATTCCCTTAAACGGATTACTCAATTAGTTAATAGTGCAACAAGTGCCTGGAAAGCTCAGGAAAGTCAGTTACGTACTACTGGTGACTATCTAGGTGCTGCCCAAGCTAAATATGATGGTTTAGGAAACGCTATTCAACATCAACAGGAAAAAATTGAAAAACTTAGAAAAGAGCAATCTGAACTAAAAGGAAATACAGTTGAAACAGCTGAACAATATTTAAAATATCAGCAACAAATCGACCAAGCTACAACTAAACTATCTTCTTTGGAAGTACAGCAACAAAAAGCTAAGTCAAGCATGGATTATTATAAATCTGGTCTTGGTGACTTGCAAAAAGAATATAAGCAACAGGTAGATTTATCTGAAACTTATATAAATCGTTTAAAAGCTGAAGGAAAGCAATCGGAAGCTAAGCAAGAAAAACTGAAACTTTTAAAAAGTTCTATTAATAACTTGAATAAGCAATATGAAGTTCAAGAAAATATGCTTAAAAAGGTTGCTAAAAATTCAGGTAATACTAGCAATGAGTATAAGCTACAAAAGAAACGGTTAGATGAAACAGCAACAAGTATTGCAAAAGCTAAGTCAAGCATGGACAAGCTAAATGCTGAAATTAAAGAGAGTCATAAGTCTTCAAGTTTAGTGGGACAACTTAAAAACAGTTTTACAAAGCTTAATAATAAAGTCGATGAAACTGAACATAAGACCTCACGTTTAAAAGGCATTTTCAGTGCTACTTTTGCAGCAAATATTATTAGTAATGGTTTTCAAAACATTTTAGGTAGTATAAGAGGAAAAATTGATGACTTGATAAGCTCAAGTAGTGAATATGTTAAATATCAACAAACAATGAACGCTACATGGCTTACCTTAACTGGGAATGTTAAAGAAGGCCAAAAGATGGTTGATATTACAAACCAAATGGCACAAGCAGCAGCTAATTCTACTGAAATGGTTGATGGCATGAATCAAAAATTTTATGCTGTTACTCATAATGTTGAACTTACAAAGCAACAAACACAAGCCATTTTGACACTCCAAGATGCGTTTGGGCAAACAGATGCTGCAGTTGAAAATTTTAGTACTCAGTGGGCTCAAATGATTGCTAATGGTAAAGTTCAAGGACAAGATATGATGTCCATTATCAACGTCTTCCCTGAAATGAAGAATCAGTTGAAAGAAGTTGCTGGGCAAGAGTTGGGCATTGCTAACATAACCCAAGAGCAATATGCCAAATTGCAAAGCGATGGTAAGATTACCGCTGAAATGGCACAGAAAGCCTTGTTTGAGTTGCAAGACAAGTACAAGGATGCCACTGCTAACTTCTCAACTACCATTGGTGGCCTTGAAAGAACTATTCAGTCTCGTATGCCAGCGGTAGTTGCTGCTTTCCGTGGGCCAATCGATAAAATGAAGAATCCGTTCTTACAACAGATTGGGAACTGGGTTGCTGATCCTAACACTGAAGGCAAATTCAAAGAGCTTGGAGAGCACGTTTCCAAGGGTCTGGGTACTATCATGGATGCCTTTTCTAAGGTGTTTAACCTCGGAAATGGTACAGATAAGCTTAACGGCTTCATGGACAGTCTTAATAAACTTGTCGATAAACTAAGCAAGAGCATTGCTAAAAACGCACCTAAAATTGTAGCTTTTTTCAAGGAAGCAAAAGATAGTCTAATTGCACTTTTCAGCATTGGCAAAGACTTTGCTGGAGGTGTTTGGGAAACAGCAGTAGCCATGATTAAAGGTGTTGCTGGTGCGTTAGGAACGATGGCCGGGAACGGGAAAAAAGCTAAAGTCCCAGTCACATCACTATCCAAGGCATTGGGTAGCATTGCTCAACATAAAACAGCTATTAAAACAGTTGGTTCTTTGTTTGCGATGTACTTCGTTGGTTCTAAAGTGGCTTCAGGGGTAATGAAAGTTGCTCAAGCCATCAACTTTATGAAAAAATCTACGTTGGCTATGACTGTTGCACAAAAAGCAGCTGCAGCAGCTCAAAAAGTTGCAATGGGAGTACAATGGGCATTGAATGCAGCAATGTCTGCTAACCCAATCGGAGCTACTGTAGTAGCAATTGCAGCGCTTATCGCAGGTTTCGTGATGCTTTATAAGCATAATAAGAAATTCAAGAAGTTTGTAGATGGGATCGCAAAATCTGTCAAAAATGGTATCGGCGTTGCTATTAAATGGCTTAAAAATAAGTTTAGTGGCTTATCTAAAGGCTGGAAGAACTTCATTAAAGCTATCAAAAATGGGGCTAAGAAAGTCGTCGGGTTCTTCGTGAATGTTGGAAAAATCATTAAAAAAGTCATGACAACTATCGGTAAAATTCTAATCTTTACTAATCCAGTTGTTTTAGGATTTGCATTAATGTATAAACAAAGTCCTAAATTCCGTAAGTTTATTAAAAATATTGTTGGTTTCGTTGGAGATATGAAAAATGGTATTTCCAAGAAAACAAAACAAATAGGTAAAGATTGGAGTAAGCATTGGACTGATGTGAAAAAATCTGCCTCAAAAACTTGGAATAAGATCAATAATAATACTAAGAAAAGTACTGATAAACTTGCTAAAGAAATTAGAAAGAAGCAAGAGGATATTCATAACAAATGGAATAAGTCATGGAAAAGCTTAAGAGATTATTTATCTGATAGATGGGATGATATGAATGAGCTTACTAAAAAGAAATTTGGTAAGGACATTAAAGGATTACTATTTGAAAATCTTGACAAAATAGGTAATAAATTTCAGGATACTTGGAATAAAATTAAAAAAGGTTTCTCTGAACTTTGGTCTGGATTGAAGAGACTAGCTGGAGATGGTATTAATGCTGTGATTAAAATTCCTAATGCTGGAATTGATGGTATTAATAGTTTGATTTCTGATTTTGGCGGGTCTAATAATGCAATTAAGCATATCCCAAAAGTTAAGTTTGCTAGTGGTACTGGATTTACAGATTCCATTAGACGCCCTATTACTAGGCCTACTTTGGCATTATTAAATGATGGTAATGATAGTCCTGAAACGGACAATAGAGAAGCCTTAATACATCCTAACGGACAGTTAGAAGTATTAAATGGTCGTAATATCAATCGAATATTGATGCCAGGTACTGAAGTGTTAAATGCTACTGAATTGAAAATGTTGGCTTCCATGCAATCTATCCCATTTGCAAAAGGGACAGGATTTTGGTCTAGATTATGGGATAGCACGACATCAGTAGCTGGAAATGTTTGGGATGGTATTAAAGATACAGCTGAAAAATTTACTAAAATGCTGTCATTTATTGGCGATGCAGTTAAGGACCCTGTAGGAACATTATCTAAAAAGTTTAATCCAAATGCTAATAAATTAGCAGCGGTATTTAATCCACTTGGAAATGCACTCTTTAAAACTCCAATTAAAGAATCTAAAAATTGGTGGAAAGAACTTTGGTCTATGGCACAATCTGCCACTGATGAAGGAACAGTTGCGATGGGAGCAGTTGGAGATGATTACAGATTTAAAAATATGGCAAAGGATGCTGGTGCTGATCCGTGGGGCTATTATTTCAGAGAATGTGTTTCGTTTGTAGCCAGTCGCTTAGCAAATTTAGGCGTTAATCCTGCCTTATTTAGCCATCTTGGTAATGGTAACCAGTGGGTAAATGCTAGAGTTCCACATTTAAGTACTCCTAAGCCAGGAACAGTAGCAGTATATACTGGTAGTCCGACATCTAGTAATCACGTTGACTTTGTTACAGCTGTACATGGTAATACATACGATGGAGAAGAATATAACTTTAATAATAATGGGTTATATCATCAATATAGTAGAAGACCAGTTTCTCATGCCGCGACATTCCTTGATTTTGGCGTTAGAGCTGGGAATAGTGAAGATAGTAAGCCATTAAAGGATAAAAATTCACCACTTCAAAAATTAATTAAAGGTCAAGTTGGTGGTATGTTCGATTGGATTAAGAAAAATTTAGGACCATTATTAAATCCAGCTGGCGGTGAAGAAAGTAATATTCAGGGTACAGGTGCGGCAAGATGGCGAAATACGGTTATTAAAGCTTTAAAAGCTAATGGAATAGAGCCAACTGATTTTAGAATTTCTAAAATTTTAGCTACTATTCAACGGGAGTCAAATGGAGATCCAAATGCTCAAAACAATTGGGATAGTAATGCCATGGCAGGACATCCATCAATAGGTTTAATGCAGACCATAGGGCCAACTTTTGAAGCTTACAAATTATCAGGACATAATAACATTCGAAACGGCTATGACAACCTTTTAGCGGCGATTAACTATATCAAACATCGTTATGGAACTTCAGATGCTGCTTTTAATAGAGTGGCTTCATATGGTTATGCAAATGGCGGACTAGTATCTAAACATGGTGTCTATGAATTAGCCGAAGGTAACATGCCTGAATATGTTATTCCTACTGATACTGCAAAACGTGGCAGAGCTTGGACCTTACTTGCTGAAGTAGTCGGTCAATTTGTTGGTGAAGAAAAATCAAAAATAAAAGGAACATCAAGCTCAGAAAGTGAGTCTGTGTTAGCTAAAAAATTAGATACAGTCATTTCTATTTTAGGACAATTACTAGTGGGCCAAGACAAACAAGAAGTTATTCAAAATATCATAGATGGGAAATCATTTGCGACTGGTTTAGCACCGTATCAAACAGTAGCTAATGAATTTCATACAAAACGGCAAGCACTATTAGAAGGGAGAATTCGTTAA
- a CDS encoding phage tail domain-containing protein — protein MGIELTYDGININDEIDKIPGGRFYINDVPPVNNSTISNTYLDQGINRYGQQLLYSNYNIATLSVSFKMTGTIDYFYQVSNTINSLLSTRNAKKLTFSHFSNISWEAIQNSKVSPIIDYSTSPFTASGTISFEIPKIYGERDDYSEVTTEQNGKFGEIVQISPNHFKATLNNYGSAETNPIVTITHHSENGYIGLVGADSIVEIGNKGEQDVTPDQKSERLLDFRGNDGFKAGFEKATFNQGTNVSMNESNFNGNIGIQNWNGRQSITIDRSTTAFGGSDLRGSLTWDIPADTEGNKGSLHDYIWWRQIYVLGLMSQAGGLKVVVTDENDKFLYGVETLKLGDGMSVNYNCFGSYADGSYKLLKSFKFEANESDYHNPFNSSRGWSDIVREDENLSFYWFGSRYERVCPEIKGRKSAKVHLIIEARGNRPRATLMFFQEFLYQKNKVEFMRDIPNRFGTGSQVIIDNEKGKIVISNIEDFSPLVPGSEFFSIPTGTSEIHFFTSDWVTSPPTISFKWKERII, from the coding sequence ATGGGAATTGAATTAACATATGATGGGATAAACATCAATGATGAAATCGATAAAATTCCAGGAGGAAGATTCTACATTAACGATGTTCCTCCAGTTAATAATTCAACTATTTCCAATACTTATTTAGATCAAGGTATAAATAGATATGGGCAACAGTTACTTTATAGCAATTATAATATTGCTACATTGTCAGTTTCTTTTAAAATGACTGGAACGATAGATTACTTCTATCAAGTTTCAAATACAATAAACAGTTTATTATCTACTAGAAATGCTAAGAAATTAACTTTTAGCCATTTTTCTAATATCAGTTGGGAAGCTATTCAAAATAGTAAAGTATCTCCGATTATTGATTATTCAACTTCGCCATTTACAGCCTCTGGTACTATTTCATTCGAAATTCCAAAGATATACGGAGAGAGGGATGATTATTCAGAAGTCACTACGGAACAAAATGGTAAATTTGGAGAAATTGTTCAGATTTCTCCAAATCATTTTAAAGCTACTCTAAATAATTATGGTTCAGCAGAAACTAATCCAATAGTGACAATTACGCATCATTCAGAGAATGGTTATATTGGATTAGTAGGAGCTGATAGCATTGTTGAAATTGGTAATAAAGGGGAACAGGATGTGACACCCGATCAAAAATCAGAACGACTTTTAGATTTTAGAGGAAACGATGGATTTAAAGCTGGGTTTGAGAAAGCTACTTTTAATCAAGGTACTAATGTATCAATGAATGAAAGTAATTTCAATGGTAATATAGGAATCCAAAATTGGAATGGTAGACAAAGTATTACTATTGACAGGTCGACAACCGCGTTTGGTGGTTCAGATTTAAGAGGTTCTTTAACTTGGGATATTCCTGCAGATACAGAAGGGAACAAAGGATCACTACATGATTATATATGGTGGCGTCAGATATATGTCCTTGGCTTAATGAGTCAAGCAGGCGGTCTGAAAGTAGTGGTTACTGATGAAAATGATAAATTTTTATATGGTGTTGAGACATTGAAACTAGGTGATGGGATGTCTGTTAATTACAATTGCTTTGGTTCATATGCTGATGGTAGTTATAAATTATTAAAATCATTTAAATTTGAAGCTAATGAAAGTGATTATCATAATCCTTTTAACTCATCAAGAGGTTGGTCAGATATCGTTAGAGAGGATGAAAATCTAAGCTTTTATTGGTTTGGTTCACGTTATGAGAGAGTATGTCCTGAGATAAAAGGAAGAAAGTCGGCTAAGGTTCATCTTATTATTGAGGCAAGAGGAAATAGGCCACGAGCAACTTTGATGTTTTTCCAAGAATTTTTATATCAAAAGAATAAAGTTGAATTCATGAGAGATATTCCAAATAGATTTGGAACTGGAAGTCAAGTAATTATTGATAATGAAAAAGGAAAAATAGTTATTAGCAATATAGAAGATTTTTCTCCCCTTGTTCCAGGTTCGGAATTCTTTTCAATACCAACGGGAACGAGTGAAATACATTTCTTTACCTCAGATTGGGTAACATCTCCTCCAACCATATCTTTTAAGTGGAAGGAGAGGATAATATAG
- a CDS encoding DUF859 family phage minor structural protein, whose product MATSNFNGTYGKLLKLEGLYGVVSQDKVKNQSKIRVWTNLIMGNGGNISGGSGNVTIHLNGGGAINNVTVNIGSNSKILLWYQEYTINHDSQGNAKVDISLTVYSGFSNYGSATVKLSGDLPQIKRASTVSAPTTDLGSNATITITPSDSSYTHTVRYEFNGKTGVIAQNVTTSTNWQVPLSFANDLPNSISGIVTIYVDTYAGNTPLGTNSTSMNVNVPSTLIPTISSFTLTETNATVSKLITDSNYFVQIYSQIKANLGSASGVNKSTISSFKAEIVGKDMSVSSDGGVFGLINFSGTFTVRATVTDSRGRESKPLDKTITILEYKPPQLNYSVLRTGSTSSTLTVTRNAQISPLTVNGAQKNIMTLTFKVSPYNKEAYTTDNGQASGQWSAISSLTNSQANLAGTYVANSSWDIIGVLTDSLGGLVTFKTTVTSEKVVFSYDKNGMGIGKPREFGVLDVAKGGIYHDGKLIQLKQLTDDKGKWLPDIKVVTPDSSPRFKDVSVTSIDATSAVTASKILMTDTKRTTFGFPFGLSAQALRKGNMVTLVISRSGANVGSYEYSLMNETIPLGYRPAIETPFPIVANSGASVQGTAVLHLLNNGQVKLTNNLTSTKIWNGTITYITNDTYPS is encoded by the coding sequence ATGGCAACGAGTAATTTTAACGGCACTTATGGTAAACTTTTAAAACTCGAAGGTCTCTACGGGGTTGTCTCGCAGGATAAAGTTAAAAACCAGTCAAAAATTCGTGTTTGGACCAATCTAATCATGGGTAATGGAGGTAATATTTCAGGAGGATCAGGAAACGTTACTATTCATCTTAATGGTGGTGGGGCTATCAATAATGTAACTGTTAACATAGGCAGTAATTCAAAAATTTTACTTTGGTATCAAGAATATACGATTAATCACGATTCACAAGGAAATGCGAAAGTTGATATTTCTTTAACTGTTTATAGTGGTTTCTCAAACTATGGAAGTGCGACTGTTAAATTAAGTGGGGACTTACCTCAAATAAAAAGAGCTTCAACAGTTTCAGCACCGACCACCGATTTAGGAAGCAATGCTACGATTACGATTACCCCGTCAGACAGCTCTTATACTCATACGGTGAGATACGAGTTTAATGGCAAAACAGGAGTAATTGCTCAAAATGTTACGACATCTACAAATTGGCAAGTGCCTCTAAGCTTTGCGAATGACTTGCCTAATTCGATAAGTGGTATTGTTACGATATATGTTGATACATATGCAGGAAATACACCGCTTGGGACTAATTCTACATCTATGAATGTTAATGTCCCGAGTACGTTAATTCCGACCATTAGTAGTTTTACACTTACTGAAACTAATGCAACAGTTTCTAAGTTAATAACAGATTCAAATTATTTTGTACAAATATACTCACAAATTAAAGCCAATCTTGGAAGTGCTAGCGGTGTCAATAAATCAACAATAAGTAGTTTTAAAGCTGAAATAGTTGGTAAGGACATGTCAGTCAGTTCAGACGGTGGCGTATTTGGATTAATTAATTTTTCCGGTACTTTTACAGTTAGGGCGACGGTAACAGATTCAAGAGGTCGTGAGAGTAAGCCACTTGATAAAACGATAACCATTCTTGAATATAAGCCACCTCAATTAAATTATTCGGTTTTAAGAACTGGAAGTACATCAAGCACATTAACTGTTACTAGAAATGCCCAAATATCGCCTTTAACAGTAAACGGCGCACAAAAAAACATAATGACACTTACTTTTAAGGTATCACCCTATAATAAGGAAGCATACACAACAGATAACGGCCAAGCTTCTGGACAATGGTCGGCAATAAGTAGTTTAACCAACTCGCAAGCAAATCTTGCTGGAACTTATGTAGCGAATTCCTCATGGGATATTATAGGAGTGTTGACTGATAGTTTAGGTGGATTAGTAACCTTTAAAACAACAGTAACGTCTGAAAAGGTAGTATTTTCTTATGATAAAAATGGTATGGGAATAGGAAAGCCACGCGAATTTGGTGTCTTAGATGTTGCAAAAGGTGGTATCTATCATGATGGTAAGCTCATTCAGTTAAAACAATTGACAGATGATAAAGGGAAATGGTTGCCTGATATTAAAGTTGTCACTCCAGATTCAAGTCCTCGTTTCAAAGATGTATCTGTCACAAGTATAGATGCAACATCAGCAGTAACTGCATCTAAAATATTAATGACTGATACTAAACGGACCACTTTTGGTTTTCCTTTTGGCTTGTCAGCTCAAGCTTTGCGCAAGGGAAATATGGTTACACTTGTTATTAGTCGTTCAGGTGCAAATGTTGGATCATATGAATATAGTTTAATGAATGAAACCATTCCTTTAGGATATCGACCAGCTATTGAAACCCCTTTTCCTATAGTCGCAAATAGTGGGGCTAGTGTTCAAGGCACAGCAGTTTTACACTTGTTGAATAATGGACAAGTTAAATTAACAAATAACTTAACAAGTACAAAAATTTGGAATGGAACGATCACTTATATCACAAATGATACTTATCCATCTTAG